The Acidimicrobiia bacterium DNA window GACGAGGCAAATACTTCGCCGTTGGGGAAGTCGACGATCACGCCACCGCTGCCGCGCAGCAGGAAACGATCGACGAGGCCGCTCTCCTCGAATGCTGCACGTCCGGCGTTGGCGGGAAGCTGGTCCCCGGTGGCCAGAACGGTGATATTGAATTCTGCCCTGGCAACGGCGTCATCGACGAGCTGGGCACGGAGCGAGGTGCGCACGAGGACGTATGACGCTACTGCGACGAATCCCGCCGTCACGGCGATGAGGGCGATCACCGTGGCAATCAACCGGGCCCGAAAGCTGCGGAACATCTCAGCGACTCGCCCGGTAGCCGACACCCCGCACTGTCTCGATCAGCACCCGGGACTCAGGGCCCGGTTCGATCTTCGCTCGCAGGCGTTGGATGGCAACATCGACCAGACGCGAGTCGCCGAGGTAGGAGTATCCCCACACCCGGTCGAGCAGCATCTCCCGGGTGAACACCTGACCGGGGCGGCGCACCAATTCGAGTAGCAGCCTAAATTCGGTGGGAGTGAGGCCGATCTCTTCATCGTCCACGGTGACCCGGTGTCCCAGCACATCGATGTGCAAAGGGCCGAGGGTGAGGCTTTCCGCCGGATCCGTGAGTTGCGCCCTGCGGAGGGCCGCCCGGATGCGCGCAACGAGGATCGGCATTTCGAACGGCTTTGTTACGTAGTCGTCCGCGCCCGATTCGAGCCCGACGACGACATCGATGGCGTCGCTGCGGGCCGTCAGCATCACCACCGGAACCGAGGACTCAGCCCGAATCGTCCGGCACACCTCCAGGCCATCGCGTTTGGGCAGCATGACATCCAGCACCACCAGATCCGGCTGATCGTGACGGAACCGGGCGAGCGCTTCATCACCGTCGACTGCGGTGTGAACGCTGAAGCCCGCATCGGTGAGCCCGAGTTTGGTGATCTCCCGGATCGACGGGTCGTCCTCAACAAGCAGAATCGTGGCGTCCACGCCCCTGAGTATGCCTGATACGGCGGTCCGCAGCAGTCTCTTCTCGTTTTCGCGCGGGGTTCCCACCTCATAGGGGAGGATCCCCGCGCGAAAACGGACTTGGAGAGTGTCTAGTAGAGCTTTGAGTAGTCGACCGTGTACCAGCGCTCCGGTCGCATCGAATACACCGTTTCGTCGGGGCTATGCGGGGTTGAATCGGTGTATGCGTCCCCACCCTTGATGCCGAGGTACCGTCGAGCCATGGGCCTTGTGTCAGATTCGCGGTCGGCCGGACGTGCGCCTGTGACCGTTCCCTCGACCGTCACGTATCGGTAGGGGGGCTCTTCAGTTTGTGCGCACAGGCTGAAGTTTCCGGCCTCCTTGAGGAGGAGGCCCTTCGTCGACTTCGACGAGGTGAGAATGATGACCTCGCCGCCCGGTTGGTAGTCGTACCAGATAGGCACCGTGAGCGGGGGAAGGCCCGTTCGGCCAATCGCGATGACGCCGACGTGAAGTCCCGCCAGGAACTCCTCGCGCTCATCTCTGGTCATTGATACTGCGCTCATCGACCCCTCCTCGTGTCCGGATACATTATCCATCGTCATCCGGGCGTATGAGACGGGACTCAATCCTTGCTCGGTATCGGGGTCGGAGTGGTGCTCGGATGGGCAACGGTTGCCTCCCTGGCCGAAGACGGCCTTGGCACCTTCGCTCTCCTCGGAAGCCAGCCGGCGGTTTGGCTGCTCGTGGCTGCTTTCGCGGGCATGCTGGCTGCCATAGGTCCGGGCTCGCAAGGCCAGCTGTATGCGGATCCTCGAAGCAATCGCCTCCGAGTAATTCTGACCCACTTCAGCTTGTTCTGGCATCGCCAACTGTGCCGTAATCGGGGTCCCTGACGAAATCCGCGGCCAGATCGTGAAAGCCTTCGTGGTGCTCAAGGACGGTTATCGCCAATCGGAGGAACTCATTGCCGAACTCCAAGCGCATGTGCGGACCCGGCTGGCCGCCCACGAGGTGCCGCGCCGGGTGGTCTTCATCGATGAATTGCCCCGGACGACTACGGGGAAAACGATGCGCAGAGTGCTCAGAGATCTGTGAGTCCCGATGGGGAGGCCGGCTCGGAACCGAGTCGGGCGGCGTACAGCCACAGACCCAGCGCGGCGAGGATGTGCCACAGGCCGTGGCCCTGAATCAGTGAATCCGGACGGCAGAGTGGTCCGCCGGTTCGGCTACTCAGAAAGACGACGGCACCGATCCAGAGCAGGCCGGCCGGGAGAATGAGCCGCCGGACCCGGCCGGGTTGGGCCGCGGCCGGCGAGGACGGGCAGGACCAGTGTGGGGGTGCGGAGGCGAGGGTGGCCGCGGCCAGCGCCAGGGCCATAGCCAGCACGGCGCCCGCCACCGGCCAGAGAGCAACAAGGACCGACGCCGCTCCAACGGCCGACCACGGTGTGCGGAACGACTCCCGGCGGATCCTCCGTGACACCTCGATGGCGACGATCACGACGAGAAGCGCAGCGAGTGAGGCGTCGTGGAGCCAGGTAGCCATCGGACCGCCCCAAG harbors:
- a CDS encoding response regulator transcription factor, yielding MDATILLVEDDPSIREITKLGLTDAGFSVHTAVDGDEALARFRHDQPDLVVLDVMLPKRDGLEVCRTIRAESSVPVVMLTARSDAIDVVVGLESGADDYVTKPFEMPILVARIRAALRRAQLTDPAESLTLGPLHIDVLGHRVTVDDEEIGLTPTEFRLLLELVRRPGQVFTREMLLDRVWGYSYLGDSRLVDVAIQRLRAKIEPGPESRVLIETVRGVGYRASR
- a CDS encoding pyridoxamine 5'-phosphate oxidase, with product MTRDEREEFLAGLHVGVIAIGRTGLPPLTVPIWYDYQPGGEVIILTSSKSTKGLLLKEAGNFSLCAQTEEPPYRYVTVEGTVTGARPADRESDTRPMARRYLGIKGGDAYTDSTPHSPDETVYSMRPERWYTVDYSKLY
- a CDS encoding ceramidase domain-containing protein, whose amino-acid sequence is MSTLPGAVGDCERFVDGLLDQPVNTLTSLAFVLAGMVVFMRLWRRRDSMRGTGVLAGMMILTGVGSAAFHAWGGPMATWLHDASLAALLVVIVAIEVSRRIRRESFRTPWSAVGAASVLVALWPVAGAVLAMALALAAATLASAPPHWSCPSSPAAAQPGRVRRLILPAGLLWIGAVVFLSSRTGGPLCRPDSLIQGHGLWHILAALGLWLYAARLGSEPASPSGLTDL